In Duganella zoogloeoides, a single genomic region encodes these proteins:
- a CDS encoding chemotaxis protein CheW, producing MKLLVFHIGADRYGLRLRDVVRVVPLLDLKHLPLAPDPVVGLMDYHGASVPVVDLCLASGLPPGADHFDTRIIVVDYRAPEGTVHLLGLRAERVQGVQEVRDDQLTESGVKAAPFLGQVAGDARGMLQMVELEHLLTPALRIALFPNAGNAGSADDSGNLP from the coding sequence ATGAAACTGCTCGTCTTCCACATCGGCGCCGACCGCTATGGCCTGCGCCTGCGCGACGTGGTGCGCGTGGTGCCGCTGCTCGACCTGAAACACCTGCCGCTGGCGCCCGATCCGGTGGTGGGGCTGATGGACTACCACGGCGCCTCGGTGCCGGTGGTGGACCTGTGCCTGGCCAGCGGCCTGCCGCCCGGCGCCGACCATTTCGATACCCGCATCATCGTCGTCGATTATCGCGCACCCGAAGGCACGGTGCACTTGCTGGGCCTGCGCGCCGAACGGGTGCAAGGCGTGCAGGAAGTACGCGACGACCAGTTGACCGAGAGCGGCGTGAAAGCCGCGCCGTTCCTGGGCCAGGTGGCCGGCGACGCGCGCGGCATGCTGCAGATGGTGGAGCTCGAACATCTGCTCACACCAGCGCTGCGGATCGCGCTGTTCCCAAATGCTGGTAATGCCGGCAGCGCTGACGATAGCGGCAACCTGCCATGA
- a CDS encoding CheR family methyltransferase, with protein MTTPAQIMLRAATGLNLSKQIVDRAIRARVVCVGAVDADDYLDRMTPEELTALVELVVVPESWFYRDQQAFHATADYLKEQIQVERNRLFHVLSLPCAGGEEPYTMAMVLLDAGIPADRFMIDAFDISPVCVARAKTGVYGRNAFRSQGLAFRDRHFTEAGNDAWRINDAVRKQVRFHQGNVLEMTMAKRAGLYDVIFCRNLLIYFDKPTTSAAIRNLDTMLKRDGLLFVGYAEVPSLCANGFAPLPYAQAFGLIKDAEAVARKKAGALAVAATTAPASARTARSARPGVTPSMAAPAPLAARLTPAPATPSGSMPPAPGRPATGGTAAATAGATGNKPAAAKPAGPVPAPGRDLLADARRLADLGQLKEAERDCRDHLAQQPESAEAYFILGLINELTNKHVQAQDYWKRCIYLQPDHYEALCHLALLADTNGDATTAAALKARAARIYKRQQAS; from the coding sequence ATGACCACGCCGGCCCAGATCATGCTGCGCGCGGCGACGGGGTTGAACCTGTCGAAGCAGATCGTCGATCGCGCCATTCGCGCGCGCGTGGTCTGCGTCGGTGCGGTCGATGCCGACGATTACCTCGACCGCATGACCCCGGAGGAGCTGACCGCGCTGGTGGAACTGGTGGTGGTGCCGGAATCGTGGTTCTACCGCGACCAGCAGGCCTTCCACGCCACCGCCGACTACCTCAAAGAGCAGATCCAGGTCGAGCGCAATCGACTGTTCCACGTGCTGTCGCTGCCGTGCGCCGGCGGCGAGGAACCGTACACGATGGCGATGGTGCTGCTCGACGCCGGCATTCCCGCCGACCGCTTCATGATCGACGCCTTCGATATCAGCCCGGTGTGCGTAGCGCGCGCCAAGACCGGCGTGTATGGCCGCAACGCCTTTCGCAGCCAGGGCCTGGCGTTCCGCGACCGTCACTTCACCGAGGCTGGCAACGATGCATGGCGCATCAACGACGCGGTGCGCAAGCAGGTGCGCTTCCACCAGGGGAATGTGCTGGAAATGACCATGGCCAAGCGCGCCGGATTGTATGACGTGATCTTTTGCCGCAACCTGCTGATCTACTTCGACAAGCCCACCACCAGCGCCGCCATCCGCAACCTCGACACCATGCTCAAGCGCGACGGTCTGCTGTTCGTCGGCTACGCCGAGGTACCGTCGCTGTGCGCCAACGGCTTCGCGCCGCTGCCGTATGCGCAGGCGTTTGGGTTGATCAAGGATGCGGAGGCGGTGGCGCGCAAGAAGGCCGGTGCGCTGGCGGTGGCTGCGACCACTGCGCCTGCCTCCGCGCGAACAGCGCGCAGTGCGCGTCCGGGTGTGACACCGTCAATGGCAGCGCCGGCGCCGCTCGCGGCCAGGCTGACGCCGGCCCCGGCCACGCCCTCGGGATCGATGCCACCCGCACCTGGGCGTCCGGCTACCGGTGGCACTGCTGCGGCCACTGCGGGTGCGACTGGCAACAAGCCTGCGGCGGCCAAGCCGGCCGGGCCGGTGCCGGCCCCTGGCCGCGACCTGCTGGCCGACGCCCGCCGCCTGGCCGACCTGGGCCAACTGAAGGAAGCCGAGCGAGATTGCCGCGACCACCTGGCGCAGCAGCCCGAGTCGGCGGAAGCGTATTTCATCCTCGGCCTGATCAACGAACTGACCAACAAGCATGTGCAGGCGCAGGACTACTGGAAGCGCTGTATCTACCTGCAGCCCGACCATTACGAAGCGCTGTGCCACCTGGCGTTGCTGGCCGACACCAACGGCGACGCCACCACGGCCGCCGCGCTCAAGGCGCGCGCCGCGCGCATCTATAAACGCCAGCAGGCATCTTAA
- a CDS encoding chemotaxis protein CheW yields MTTTLVTAAATADAIEIDDCWNRIGVGGDQTCEKLAEYIHCRNCPVYASAAQRNLQRAVGAGYKQEWAARFRQPAIDTQALDASCLVFRIGREWLSLPTRLFVAVAPEAKPHRLPHRTDRGLTGIVNVGGTLYPCMSLAALLGIDDSEGEAARGTMQRHTFARLLLIRWEDQAYALPVADLHGIERYATAAVHAPAATINKGLSRFLSGVISIADMHVGVLDAALIGYQLARTLR; encoded by the coding sequence ATGACGACCACCTTAGTCACCGCCGCAGCCACTGCCGATGCGATCGAAATCGACGACTGCTGGAATCGCATCGGCGTGGGCGGCGACCAGACCTGCGAGAAGCTGGCCGAGTACATCCACTGCCGCAACTGCCCGGTATACGCCAGCGCCGCTCAGCGCAATCTGCAGCGCGCGGTCGGCGCCGGCTACAAGCAGGAATGGGCCGCGCGCTTCCGCCAGCCCGCCATCGACACCCAGGCGCTCGACGCCTCGTGCCTGGTGTTTCGCATCGGCCGCGAATGGCTGTCGCTGCCGACCAGATTGTTCGTGGCCGTGGCGCCCGAGGCCAAGCCGCACCGGCTGCCGCATCGTACCGATCGCGGCTTGACCGGCATCGTCAATGTCGGCGGCACGCTGTATCCGTGCATGTCGCTTGCCGCCCTCCTGGGCATCGATGACAGCGAAGGCGAAGCAGCCAGGGGGACCATGCAGCGCCATACGTTTGCGCGGCTGCTGCTGATCCGCTGGGAAGACCAGGCATATGCGCTGCCGGTGGCCGACCTGCACGGCATCGAACGCTATGCCACGGCCGCCGTGCACGCGCCGGCCGCCACCATCAACAAGGGTCTCTCCCGCTTCCTGTCGGGCGTGATCTCGATCGCCGACATGCATGTGGGCGTGCTGGACGCGGCACTGATCGGCTACCAACTTGCGAGGACCCTGCGATGA
- a CDS encoding argininosuccinate synthase: protein MSDIKKVVLAYSGGLDTSVILKWLQDNYQCEIVTFTADLGQGEELEPARAKAIKFGIKPENIYIDDVREEFVRDFVFPMFRANTVYEGEYLLGTSIARPLIAKRLIEIANETGADAISHGATGKGNDQVRFELGAYALKPGVKVIAPWREWDLLSREKLLKYAEDAGIAIDMKHKNGGAPYSMDANLLHISFEGRHLENPSAEAEESMWRWSVSPEAAPDQAEYLDLEYEKGDIVALNGVRMSPAAVLTELNRLGGKHGIGRLDLVENRYVGMKSRGCYETPGGTIMLKGHRAIESITLDREVAHLKDDLMPRYASLIYNGYWWAPERVALQTLIDHTQATVNGWVRVKLYKGNVIVVSRDSKTDSLFDMNIATFDEDGGAYNQADAGGFIKLNALRMRIAANARLKRGQ, encoded by the coding sequence ATGAGCGACATTAAAAAAGTAGTCCTCGCCTACTCGGGCGGCCTCGATACCTCCGTCATCCTCAAATGGCTGCAGGATAACTACCAGTGCGAAATCGTCACCTTCACGGCCGACCTGGGCCAGGGCGAAGAACTGGAGCCGGCGCGCGCCAAGGCGATCAAGTTCGGCATCAAGCCGGAGAACATCTACATCGACGACGTGCGCGAAGAATTCGTGCGCGACTTCGTGTTCCCGATGTTCCGTGCAAACACCGTGTACGAAGGCGAATACCTGCTGGGCACCTCGATTGCCCGTCCGCTGATCGCCAAGCGCCTGATCGAAATCGCCAACGAGACCGGCGCCGACGCCATCTCGCACGGCGCCACCGGCAAGGGCAACGACCAGGTGCGCTTCGAACTGGGCGCCTATGCGCTCAAACCTGGCGTCAAAGTGATCGCGCCATGGCGCGAGTGGGACCTGCTGTCGCGTGAAAAACTGCTGAAGTACGCGGAAGACGCGGGCATCGCCATCGACATGAAACACAAGAACGGCGGCGCGCCGTACTCGATGGACGCCAACCTGCTGCACATCTCGTTCGAAGGCCGCCACCTGGAAAACCCGAGCGCCGAAGCCGAGGAATCGATGTGGCGCTGGAGCGTGAGCCCTGAGGCAGCGCCCGACCAGGCCGAGTACCTGGACCTGGAATACGAAAAAGGCGACATCGTCGCACTGAACGGCGTGCGCATGTCGCCAGCCGCCGTGCTGACCGAACTCAATCGCCTGGGCGGCAAGCACGGCATCGGCCGTCTCGACCTGGTGGAAAACCGCTACGTCGGCATGAAGTCGCGCGGCTGCTACGAAACCCCGGGCGGCACCATCATGCTCAAGGGCCACCGCGCCATCGAGTCGATCACGCTGGACCGCGAAGTGGCCCACCTGAAGGACGACCTGATGCCACGCTACGCCTCGCTGATCTACAACGGCTACTGGTGGGCGCCGGAGCGCGTGGCGCTGCAAACCCTGATCGATCACACGCAGGCAACCGTCAACGGCTGGGTACGCGTAAAACTGTACAAGGGTAATGTGATCGTGGTGTCGCGCGATTCGAAGACTGACTCGCTGTTCGATATGAACATCGCGACCTTCGACGAAGACGGCGGCGCCTACAACCAGGCCGACGCCGGCGGTTTCATCAAACTGAACGCGCTGCGCATGCGCATCGCCGCCAACGCACGCCTCAAGCGCGGCCAATAA
- a CDS encoding methyl-accepting chemotaxis protein, which produces MFKDLSIKRKLYLGFGAILAIILALLIIAYNRFNSLSEANQWDRHTMDVIQAIDGLRNDLLQVQVEARGYYLTGTAARLDRTRKEQRDIPESIQTLQKLTRDNPAQVTRFSKLESMITVWSKEVIESQLVMREQLGNAPGAADAMGKTPQLASTANSAIGEIYKFMDDAAAEEHRLLLERSAASTSLQESMRLVITVGGMACVLLGALVAWLLVGSLTTPLTNLTAAVGRIARGDQGARAEVLSNDELGKVTTEFNRMAQSIQDSQAKEKAVSDELRAKVDSLLGVVSKAASGDLTGNIEVTGSDAIGQLAQGLDRMFENLRSLLNNVQKAGIQVTTSATEIAASAKQQEATGIEQAQTSVEILSTTKEISANASQLLKTMEEATAVADYTTTATADAQGNLRRMDSTMQHMVSATDSINAKLAALSEKASNINSVLITITKVADQTNILSLNAAIEAEKAGEAGRGFSVVATEIRRLADQTSVSTWDIEQMLKEMQSAVSASVMGMDKFSEEIRRSVGEVRQVTDQLSGVMDQVQKLTPQFDAVLQGMQSQAVGAEQISATMMQLNDATQQTVESLKATSEAVHQLQYAAGDLQTSVANFAVAV; this is translated from the coding sequence ATGTTTAAAGACTTGAGCATCAAACGCAAACTATACCTGGGCTTCGGCGCCATCCTCGCCATCATCCTCGCGCTCCTGATCATCGCCTACAACCGTTTTAATAGCCTGTCGGAAGCCAACCAGTGGGACCGCCACACGATGGACGTGATCCAGGCCATCGACGGCTTGCGCAACGACCTGCTGCAAGTGCAGGTGGAAGCGCGCGGCTATTACCTCACCGGCACCGCCGCCCGCCTGGACCGCACCCGCAAGGAGCAGCGCGACATTCCGGAATCGATCCAGACGCTGCAAAAGCTCACGCGCGACAATCCGGCCCAGGTCACGCGTTTCAGCAAGCTGGAAAGCATGATCACCGTCTGGAGCAAGGAAGTCATTGAATCGCAGCTGGTGATGCGCGAGCAGCTGGGCAACGCGCCCGGCGCGGCCGATGCCATGGGCAAGACGCCGCAACTGGCCAGCACCGCCAATTCGGCCATCGGTGAAATCTACAAATTCATGGACGATGCAGCCGCCGAAGAACACCGCCTGCTGCTCGAACGCTCGGCCGCTTCCACCAGCCTGCAGGAGAGCATGCGGCTGGTGATCACGGTGGGCGGCATGGCGTGCGTGCTGCTGGGCGCCCTGGTGGCCTGGCTGCTGGTCGGCTCGCTCACCACGCCGTTGACGAACCTTACCGCCGCCGTGGGCCGTATCGCCCGCGGCGACCAGGGCGCGCGCGCCGAGGTGCTGTCCAACGATGAACTGGGCAAGGTCACCACGGAATTCAACCGCATGGCGCAATCGATCCAGGACAGCCAGGCCAAGGAAAAAGCGGTGAGCGACGAATTGCGCGCCAAGGTCGATTCGCTGCTGGGTGTGGTATCGAAAGCTGCGTCGGGCGACCTGACCGGCAATATCGAAGTGACCGGCAGCGATGCCATCGGCCAGCTGGCGCAAGGCCTTGACCGCATGTTCGAAAACCTGCGCTCGCTGCTCAACAACGTGCAAAAGGCCGGCATCCAGGTCACCACGTCGGCCACTGAAATCGCCGCCTCGGCCAAGCAGCAGGAAGCGACCGGCATCGAGCAGGCCCAGACCAGCGTGGAGATTCTTTCCACCACCAAGGAAATCTCGGCCAATGCCTCGCAGCTGCTCAAGACCATGGAAGAAGCGACTGCGGTGGCGGACTACACCACCACTGCCACCGCCGACGCCCAGGGCAACCTGCGCCGCATGGACAGCACCATGCAGCACATGGTAAGCGCCACCGATTCGATCAACGCCAAGCTGGCCGCACTGTCGGAAAAAGCGTCGAACATCAACAGCGTGCTGATCACGATCACCAAGGTGGCCGACCAGACCAACATCCTGTCGCTCAACGCCGCCATCGAAGCGGAAAAGGCCGGCGAAGCGGGACGCGGCTTCTCGGTCGTGGCCACCGAAATTCGCCGCCTGGCCGACCAGACCTCGGTCTCCACCTGGGACATCGAGCAGATGCTCAAGGAGATGCAGTCGGCGGTATCGGCCAGCGTGATGGGCATGGATAAGTTCTCGGAAGAGATCCGCCGCAGCGTGGGCGAAGTGCGCCAGGTCACCGACCAGCTGTCGGGCGTGATGGACCAGGTACAGAAACTGACGCCGCAGTTCGACGCCGTGCTGCAAGGGATGCAGTCGCAGGCAGTGGGCGCGGAGCAGATCAGCGCCACCATGATGCAGCTGAACGACGCCACCCAGCAGACGGTGGAGTCGCTCAAGGCCACCAGCGAAGCAGTACACCAGCTGCAATACGCGGCCGGCGACCTGCAGACCAGCGTAGCCAATTTCGCGGTCGCGGTGTAA
- a CDS encoding hybrid sensor histidine kinase/response regulator — MSQDNGGMGGDLSQFSMLDLFRMEADSQTQILTDGLLAMERLKNDASAVESMMRAAHSIKGAASIVGLEVVVQVAHSMEDAFIAAQHGKLALTPNRVDVLLAGVDLILQLSRLQDSGVDAWLAANETLIKQTLDSIATIAFLPEPVNLQAEMGWMQQAPAPAPAPAFPVGELPIAPTPAPVPAEEVPIDRRASAAGAKAQNFDKLLSLASESRINAHQMHPFIQNLQRFKRNQASLAAVIEQLHEAISNSTDPKLKELSLLALQKTQPLKQFVLEHIADTEAYERRLLAVSQGMVDEVLTMRMRPFRDGVQPFPRMVRDLARSLGKDVQLQIIGEDTLVDRDILARIESPLNHMLRNAIDHGMDSAVERIAAGKPGAGTIVLEAKHRAGMLSIEISDDGKGVDLEKIRTRVIDRKMASAPMAAAMSGAELLEFLFLPAFSLKENTTEISGRGVGLDIVHETIRSQNGTVRIESELGVGFRTFITLPLTQSIVRALVVDVKGEAYAVPIVQVERVIKVPQTAIHTLENKQFFDFGGEHLGLVSAAQVLELGETDASSAELSVVVIGSGARRYALVVDAINGEQSLAVQAIDPIFGKMRDISAAALLDNGDPVLILDVPDLLLSIDKLLHDGGLHQLTRADHTERRKTKRVLVVDDSLTVREMERKLLQSRGFLVDIAIDGIDGWNVVRSGEYDLVITDVDMPRMDGIELVALIKKDIHLHKLPVMIVSYKDRPEDRARGLSAGADYYLTKGSFHDETLLDAVSDLIGDAHR; from the coding sequence ATGAGCCAGGATAACGGCGGCATGGGCGGAGACCTGAGCCAATTTTCGATGCTGGACCTGTTCCGCATGGAGGCGGACAGCCAGACGCAAATCCTTACCGACGGCCTGCTGGCCATGGAACGGCTGAAGAACGATGCCAGCGCGGTCGAGTCGATGATGCGCGCGGCGCACTCGATCAAGGGTGCGGCGTCCATCGTCGGCCTGGAAGTGGTGGTGCAGGTGGCGCACAGCATGGAAGACGCCTTCATCGCCGCGCAACACGGCAAGCTGGCCCTGACGCCCAACCGGGTGGACGTGCTGCTGGCCGGCGTGGACCTGATCCTGCAACTGTCACGCCTGCAGGACAGCGGCGTCGATGCCTGGCTGGCCGCCAACGAAACGCTGATCAAGCAGACCCTCGATTCGATCGCCACCATCGCCTTTTTGCCGGAACCGGTCAATTTGCAGGCGGAGATGGGGTGGATGCAGCAGGCGCCCGCGCCTGCGCCAGCGCCGGCGTTTCCGGTCGGCGAACTGCCGATCGCGCCGACACCGGCGCCGGTGCCGGCCGAGGAGGTGCCGATCGATCGGCGCGCGTCGGCGGCCGGCGCCAAGGCGCAGAACTTCGACAAGCTGCTGTCGCTGGCCAGCGAGTCGCGCATCAACGCCCACCAGATGCATCCGTTCATCCAGAACCTGCAACGCTTCAAGCGCAACCAGGCCAGCCTGGCGGCAGTGATCGAGCAGCTGCACGAAGCGATTTCCAACAGCACCGATCCGAAGCTGAAAGAACTGTCGCTGCTGGCGCTGCAAAAGACCCAGCCCTTAAAGCAGTTCGTGCTCGAACACATTGCCGATACCGAGGCGTATGAGCGGCGCCTACTGGCCGTCTCGCAAGGCATGGTGGACGAAGTGCTGACCATGCGCATGCGGCCGTTCCGCGACGGCGTGCAGCCGTTTCCACGCATGGTGCGCGACCTCGCGCGCAGCCTGGGCAAGGACGTGCAATTGCAGATCATCGGCGAAGACACGCTGGTGGACCGCGACATCCTGGCCCGCATCGAAAGCCCGCTCAACCACATGCTGCGCAACGCCATCGATCACGGCATGGACAGCGCAGTGGAACGCATCGCCGCCGGCAAGCCGGGCGCCGGCACCATCGTGCTGGAGGCGAAGCACCGCGCCGGCATGCTCAGCATCGAGATCAGCGACGACGGCAAGGGCGTGGACCTGGAAAAAATCCGCACCCGCGTGATCGACCGCAAGATGGCCAGCGCGCCGATGGCGGCCGCCATGTCGGGCGCCGAACTGCTGGAGTTCCTGTTCCTGCCGGCGTTCAGCCTGAAGGAAAACACCACCGAGATCTCGGGGCGTGGCGTGGGGCTCGATATCGTCCACGAAACCATCCGCTCGCAGAACGGCACGGTGCGTATCGAATCCGAACTGGGCGTGGGCTTTCGCACCTTCATCACCTTGCCGCTGACACAGTCGATCGTGCGCGCGCTGGTGGTTGATGTAAAAGGCGAGGCTTACGCGGTGCCGATCGTGCAGGTCGAGCGCGTGATCAAGGTGCCGCAAACGGCCATCCATACGCTGGAGAATAAACAGTTCTTCGACTTCGGCGGCGAGCACCTGGGACTGGTGTCGGCGGCGCAGGTGCTGGAACTGGGTGAGACTGACGCCTCGTCGGCGGAGCTGTCTGTGGTGGTAATCGGCAGCGGCGCGCGGCGCTACGCGCTGGTGGTGGACGCCATCAACGGCGAGCAAAGCCTGGCGGTGCAGGCCATCGATCCGATCTTCGGCAAGATGCGCGACATCTCGGCCGCCGCCCTGCTCGACAATGGCGACCCGGTGCTGATCCTCGACGTGCCCGACCTGCTGCTGTCGATCGACAAACTGCTGCACGATGGCGGCCTGCACCAGCTCACCCGCGCCGACCACACCGAGCGCCGCAAGACCAAGCGCGTGCTGGTGGTGGACGATTCGCTCACGGTGCGCGAGATGGAACGCAAGCTGCTGCAAAGCCGGGGCTTCCTGGTCGATATCGCGATCGACGGAATCGACGGCTGGAACGTGGTGCGCAGCGGAGAGTACGACCTGGTGATCACCGACGTGGACATGCCGCGCATGGACGGTATCGAGCTGGTCGCACTGATCAAGAAGGATATCCACCTTCACAAACTGCCAGTCATGATAGTCTCTTATAAAGATCGGCCGGAGGACCGCGCACGCGGACTGTCGGCCGGCGCAGACTATTATTTGACCAAGGGCAGCTTCCACGACGAGACGCTGCTCGATGCGGTCAGCGACCTGATTGGAGACGCCCACAGATGA
- the argF gene encoding ornithine carbamoyltransferase yields MPIQKQIKHYLQFSDFTLEEYEYVIERAHLIKRKFKNYEIYHPLIDRTLVMVFEKNSTRTRLSFEAGMHQLGGAAIYLNTRDSQLGRGEPVEDAGQVMSRMCDIIMVRTFGQDIIERFAANSRVPVINGLTNEHHPCQVFADIFTYYEHRGPITGKTVAWIGDANNMLYSWLQAAEVFGFHVNVSTPKGYDMDMSLVSTDRYTFFANPSDACEGAHLVNTDVWTSMGYEEENAARLKAFDGWIVDGAKMARAAPDALFMHCLPAHRGEEVAAEVIDGPQSVVWDEAENRLHIQKALIEYLLLGRLDNPAE; encoded by the coding sequence ATGCCTATCCAAAAACAGATCAAGCATTACCTGCAGTTTTCCGACTTCACGCTGGAAGAATACGAGTACGTGATTGAACGCGCGCACCTCATCAAGCGCAAGTTCAAGAACTACGAGATTTACCATCCGCTGATCGACCGAACCCTGGTAATGGTCTTCGAGAAGAACTCCACCCGCACCCGCCTGTCGTTCGAGGCCGGCATGCACCAGCTGGGCGGCGCCGCCATCTACCTGAACACGCGCGACAGCCAGCTCGGTCGCGGCGAGCCGGTGGAAGACGCGGGCCAGGTCATGAGCCGCATGTGCGACATCATCATGGTGCGCACGTTCGGCCAGGACATCATCGAGCGCTTTGCGGCCAATTCGCGCGTGCCGGTGATTAACGGCCTGACCAACGAGCACCACCCGTGCCAGGTCTTCGCCGACATCTTCACCTACTACGAGCATCGCGGCCCGATCACCGGCAAGACGGTGGCGTGGATCGGCGACGCCAACAACATGCTGTACTCGTGGCTGCAGGCGGCCGAGGTATTCGGCTTCCATGTCAACGTGTCCACGCCCAAGGGCTACGACATGGACATGTCGCTGGTCTCGACCGATCGCTACACTTTCTTCGCCAACCCGTCCGACGCCTGCGAAGGCGCGCACCTGGTCAACACCGACGTATGGACCAGCATGGGCTACGAAGAAGAAAACGCCGCGCGCCTGAAAGCGTTCGACGGCTGGATCGTCGATGGCGCCAAGATGGCCCGCGCCGCGCCCGACGCGCTGTTCATGCACTGCCTGCCCGCCCACCGCGGCGAGGAAGTGGCGGCCGAAGTCATCGACGGACCGCAATCGGTGGTCTGGGACGAAGCCGAGAACCGCCTGCACATCCAGAAGGCGCTGATCGAGTACCTGCTGCTCGGCCGCCTGGATAACCCTGCCGAATAA
- the cheB gene encoding chemotaxis-specific protein-glutamate methyltransferase CheB: MKIAIANDVAMAAEALRRVVASTAEHQVLWIARTGAEAVRMCAENRPDLILMDLNMPELDGVEATRKIMEQSPCAILVVTGRPQDNVNQVFRALGAGALDVTATPVLQGQPGGDSELLAKIRTMDKLIRHSGGSQAMAPRTSLAGSAPAPVADNADTPVPVTSLLAIGASTGGPVAVSKMLAGWVPPRGCAVVVVQHIDEHFANNFARWLGEQLDMPVRTADEGDELAAGVVLIAKSNDHLTLDQNLRLRYDANPRDYAYRPSVDVFFRCVAQHWKGVAVGVLLTGMGRDGAEGLLALRRAGHMTIAQDQASSAVYGMPRAAAELDAAQMILPLTRIGPVLRSTLGSRAS, encoded by the coding sequence ATGAAGATCGCCATCGCCAACGATGTCGCCATGGCAGCCGAAGCGCTGCGGCGCGTGGTTGCCAGCACCGCCGAGCACCAGGTGCTGTGGATCGCCCGCACAGGCGCGGAGGCGGTGCGCATGTGCGCGGAAAACCGGCCGGACCTGATCCTCATGGACCTCAACATGCCGGAACTCGATGGCGTGGAGGCTACCCGCAAGATCATGGAACAGAGCCCGTGCGCGATCCTGGTCGTGACCGGCCGGCCGCAGGACAACGTCAACCAGGTGTTCCGCGCGCTGGGCGCCGGCGCGCTCGACGTCACCGCCACGCCGGTGCTGCAAGGCCAGCCGGGCGGCGACTCCGAGCTGCTGGCCAAAATCCGCACCATGGACAAGCTGATACGCCACAGCGGCGGCAGCCAGGCCATGGCGCCGCGCACATCGCTGGCCGGCAGCGCCCCGGCGCCTGTCGCCGACAATGCCGATACGCCGGTGCCGGTAACGTCGCTGCTGGCGATTGGCGCCTCCACCGGCGGCCCGGTGGCGGTCTCCAAGATGCTGGCCGGCTGGGTGCCACCACGCGGTTGCGCGGTAGTGGTGGTGCAGCACATCGACGAGCACTTCGCCAACAACTTTGCGCGCTGGCTCGGCGAGCAGCTCGACATGCCGGTGCGTACCGCCGACGAGGGCGACGAGCTCGCGGCCGGCGTGGTGCTGATCGCCAAGAGCAACGACCACCTGACGCTGGATCAAAATCTGCGCTTGCGTTACGATGCAAATCCTAGGGACTACGCTTACCGGCCGTCGGTCGATGTGTTCTTCCGCTGCGTGGCGCAGCACTGGAAAGGCGTGGCGGTGGGTGTGCTGTTGACCGGCATGGGCCGTGATGGCGCCGAGGGCCTGCTGGCGCTGCGCCGCGCGGGCCACATGACCATCGCCCAGGACCAGGCCAGCAGCGCCGTCTACGGCATGCCGCGCGCCGCCGCCGAGCTGGATGCGGCGCAGATGATTTTACCGCTGACGCGGATCGGACCGGTCCTGCGCAGCACGTTGGGCAGCCGCGCATCATAG